AGACCTGGCCGCCGGTCGCCGGTTTTACGAGCGTCGGCAGAGCGGTGTCGGATCGTACTTCTTCGACAGCCTTTTCTCTGAAATCGACTCCTTGGCGTCGCGCGCCGGCATCCATCGTCAGCAGTACGGATTTCATCGTCTGCTCGCCAGGAAGTTTCCCTACGCAGTTTACTACCGGGTAATCACGAATGAAGTTGTTGTCTTCCGGGTGCTTGATTGCCGGCGCGATCCGAAGTGGATTCGAAGGCAGCTCCAGGGTTAGAGCGGAGACAACTCGAATCGGTGTTCTTTGGGCTGGGCCGCAGCACGCTGTTGCTTCACGATTTCCTCTTCCTCGGCGTCCAGCGCGGCCATGAGGTCCTGGGTCGCCTTTTGAATCCGCTCCGATTTGTAGTTTGCCATCGGGACCTGCACCTGGCGCCAGCGGGTGAAGTGGAGGTTGTTGTGCTGGAGCGTCAGTTTGTGGACTTCCCCGGCTTGCCTGGACATCGGCGTCGAAAGCGGGGCGAGATTGACGCCCTCCGCCAACTGCTCGCGGGTGAACGTTCCGGCCGTTGTGCCATCGATTTTGAGTTCGTATTTCGCGGCGCTCAAGCCAGAGGCTTTCAGCAGTTGTTGGTTGAGCGATTGCACGAAATCCGAAGAGTTCACCGCCAGCGCGATCACCGGATCGCCCAGATCGGGCGCAAGCGGGAGCGCCTCGTCCAGTTGGGTCCAGGACACTTTGCCATCGGCGCGAAGGTTGGAGACTTTGGCTTTTTTCGCCACGACTTTTCCCGCTGCGGGATCGATCTCGACGGCCGCGACGAGGCCTGGCGCATTCCAGGCCTTGAGCAACTCCGCCGCCATGAGAAGCTGGCCGGCTGGCCCCGGATGGACGCGGTCATTGATGATCTTCTTGGCCGTCTCGGCATCGGCGGATTTGGCCTTTTCGAGCGCCGCCACGACGGCGGTATTGAGGTCCGCAACATGCAGGCCTTCGCGCGCGGCGAGTTCTTTCACGAACTGGCCGTAGCGCACGAGCACCTTGTTGTAGCCGTCCTCGAAATTGGGCGGGCGCGTCACGTCGTCAAACGGCGAAGGTTGAATGAGCGTCAGCCGAATCCCAGGCCGGGCGCGCTTTACGGACTCGACGATGCGCTCGTAGCCTCGCGCGTACCGACTGAAGATTTCTTCGTCAAAAGCGCGATACGAGCCGTCGTTCATGCCGAGCATGATCGTCATGACGGTGGGCTGGTACGCGAACACGTCGCGTTGCAGGCGGAGATCGATGTTGCCCCCGCCGCCGCCGCTCACGCGGTCGCCACCCCAGCCGGAGTGGACAAATTTCACATTCAGATTGGGAAACCGCGTGACCACGAAGGTTTCGGTGAAAGTCGTGTACAGCCGCTGGTCCGTGATGCTGTCGCCGTAGAACACCACGCGATCGCCGGATTGGAGGTAAAAGGGTTTATCCTGCGCGCGGGCGAGTCCTGAAGCCGCGGTCAGAACGAAAAGGAGCAGAGAGAATTTGGATTTCATCGGGGAGAGAATTGCCGGGTGACAGGGAAGTCGCAATCTGAATTTCGCGGTAACCCCTCAGTCAAGGTGGTTAAAACGTCGTTTACGTCTGGAGACGCTTGAGCATAATGCCGCAGCGTGATGCTGCGGAACGAAACGGAAAGAGCCCAAACGTTCGATGCGTTCACTCTCATCGAACTGCTCGTGGTCACCGCCGTCATTGCCATCCTGGCGGCCTTGCTCTTGCCCTCGTTGGCCCAGGCGAAAGCTCAGGCCAAATCCGCGGCGTGCAAGGCCAATCTCCGCCAGATCGGCATGGCTCTGGTAATGTATGTCGATGATCACAACAAACAATGGTCACAGCGCCCAGCGACATGATTGCTATCGGGGATTCCAGTTTCGCGGACATCTTGAGCCACATTCACCCGCATCGCCGTTTCGCGGGCCGGTTGTTTGCGCCGGCCACGGCTGATATCCACAGCCGGGGGGCGAACATGGCCTTCTGCGACGGCCACGTCGAGTACGCCAAACAGGACAAGTGGACCGAGGAATCCGACGCCGCGCGCCGGCGCTGGAACAACGACCACGAACCGCACCGGGAAACGTGGTGATCTCGAAGATGAACACGTTCACGCTCATCCGGCGCAGCCTTCGGTTCCACGCGCGCGCGCATCTGGGCGCGCTGCTCGG
Above is a window of Verrucomicrobiota bacterium DNA encoding:
- a CDS encoding prepilin-type N-terminal cleavage/methylation domain-containing protein, translating into MLRNETERAQTFDAFTLIELLVVTAVIAILAALLLPSLAQAKAQAKSAACKANLRQIGMALVMYVDDHNKQWSQRPAT
- a CDS encoding type II toxin-antitoxin system RelE/ParE family toxin, with the translated sequence MAAGRRFYERRQSGVGSYFFDSLFSEIDSLASRAGIHRQQYGFHRLLARKFPYAVYYRVITNEVVVFRVLDCRRDPKWIRRQLQG
- a CDS encoding SGNH/GDSL hydrolase family protein, with product MKSKFSLLLFVLTAASGLARAQDKPFYLQSGDRVVFYGDSITDQRLYTTFTETFVVTRFPNLNVKFVHSGWGGDRVSGGGGGNIDLRLQRDVFAYQPTVMTIMLGMNDGSYRAFDEEIFSRYARGYERIVESVKRARPGIRLTLIQPSPFDDVTRPPNFEDGYNKVLVRYGQFVKELAAREGLHVADLNTAVVAALEKAKSADAETAKKIINDRVHPGPAGQLLMAAELLKAWNAPGLVAAVEIDPAAGKVVAKKAKVSNLRADGKVSWTQLDEALPLAPDLGDPVIALAVNSSDFVQSLNQQLLKASGLSAAKYELKIDGTTAGTFTREQLAEGVNLAPLSTPMSRQAGEVHKLTLQHNNLHFTRWRQVQVPMANYKSERIQKATQDLMAALDAEEEEIVKQQRAAAQPKEHRFELSPL